The following proteins are co-located in the Deltaproteobacteria bacterium HGW-Deltaproteobacteria-2 genome:
- a CDS encoding DedA family protein: MHELINALLNTLNAMGYPGIFVLMAMESSIIPVPSEFVMPPAGYLAHQGQMNIWIAIIMGTLGSLVGAYANYFVSRWLGRPLVLKYGKYFWITEKKFAKVESFFLKHGEISTFIGRLLPVIRHLISIPAGIAGMNHLRFSLYTLAGAGMWCTILAWIGYFIGKEQALILKYSHQAVIGVILFSAVLIAVYVWRQKKAKSC; encoded by the coding sequence ATGCACGAACTTATCAACGCCCTTCTTAATACCCTGAATGCCATGGGTTACCCCGGCATTTTCGTCCTGATGGCCATGGAAAGTTCCATTATCCCGGTGCCCAGTGAGTTTGTTATGCCACCTGCCGGCTACCTCGCCCATCAAGGGCAGATGAATATCTGGATAGCCATCATTATGGGTACTCTCGGCAGCCTTGTCGGCGCCTATGCCAACTACTTTGTCTCCCGCTGGCTGGGACGGCCCCTGGTGCTGAAATATGGCAAATATTTCTGGATAACCGAGAAAAAGTTCGCAAAAGTAGAAAGTTTCTTTCTGAAGCATGGCGAGATTTCGACCTTCATCGGCCGCCTGCTGCCCGTCATTCGCCACCTGATCTCCATTCCGGCCGGTATCGCCGGGATGAATCATCTCCGCTTTTCTCTTTACACCCTTGCCGGTGCCGGGATGTGGTGTACGATTCTGGCCTGGATCGGATACTTTATCGGCAAAGAGCAGGCACTCATCCTGAAGTACTCACACCAGGCCGTCATTGGCGTGATTCTCTTCAGTGCCGTT
- a CDS encoding CoA-binding protein produces the protein MTKDQNIKYLFEPQSIAIIGASNDKGKIGNAVISNIIKGGYKNKIFPINPKGGEIEGIKAYKSISDVQDDVDIACITIPAKFVLDSVKECAAKGVKYAIVITSGFSEIGKIEEERKLVEAAREKGMRILGPNVFGIFTAEVSLNSTFAGSVIPSGNLGIITQSGALGLAMIGQATVGNVGLSAIVSVGNKSDVDEGDLLEYMITQDRTKVILIYMEGVREGERLVETLKRASKIKPVVIIKSGRSTRGAMAAASHTGSLAGSDAVFNDIIKQCGALRAENMTEAFEWSKFLANNPLPAGENTVIITNGGGAGVMATDACEKYNVKLYDDFNHLKTIFSPATPEFGSTKNPIDITGQAKAEDYIKAFNAALHDPEIHSVIGVFCESSRFTNKDLDMAVEQNYRQFKAAGKPIVFGLLGGETVADYTREARRKNIPVYEDVYAGVESLGAMYSYKRYAEEKEDEVTDFKFDATAIDNILGNARKEGRSFLFAHEGQDVMKIIGISVPKSIVAANIEGAVKSAADIGYPVVMKVVSKDILHKSDAGGIALDLDNENEVISAYEAIMRNCRANVPRAVIEGVAISEMVPNGTEMIVGARIDGSFGPTVMVGLGGIYVEVMKDVSFRAVPLGRREIMEMIKEIRSYPLLLGVRGEKIRDINTLVDTIIKIGSVIRNCKGISDIEINPLVLYEQGMGAKAVDVRIILSREER, from the coding sequence ATGACTAAAGATCAAAACATCAAATATTTATTTGAGCCGCAGTCAATTGCCATTATTGGAGCTTCCAATGATAAGGGCAAGATTGGCAACGCGGTAATCAGCAACATCATCAAAGGCGGCTATAAGAATAAAATTTTCCCGATTAATCCCAAGGGCGGAGAAATTGAAGGCATTAAAGCATACAAAAGCATATCAGATGTGCAGGATGACGTTGATATCGCCTGTATTACAATTCCAGCGAAATTTGTTCTGGACTCCGTAAAAGAATGCGCGGCCAAAGGCGTAAAATACGCTATTGTAATAACTTCCGGCTTCTCCGAAATTGGTAAAATAGAAGAAGAGCGAAAACTGGTTGAAGCCGCCCGGGAGAAAGGAATGCGTATTCTGGGACCGAATGTTTTCGGCATCTTCACTGCAGAGGTATCGTTAAACTCAACTTTTGCCGGCAGTGTTATTCCTTCCGGCAATCTGGGCATCATTACCCAGAGCGGCGCTTTAGGTCTGGCCATGATCGGACAAGCCACTGTCGGCAATGTCGGCCTTTCGGCAATTGTTTCCGTGGGAAATAAATCCGACGTTGATGAAGGCGACCTTTTAGAATACATGATAACTCAAGACCGGACGAAAGTTATCCTCATTTATATGGAAGGGGTGCGCGAAGGAGAGCGGTTGGTCGAAACACTCAAGCGCGCCAGCAAAATAAAACCAGTCGTCATCATCAAGTCCGGACGGTCCACGCGGGGAGCAATGGCTGCGGCATCACATACAGGCTCGCTGGCCGGCTCCGACGCTGTATTTAACGATATAATCAAGCAATGCGGAGCGCTGCGAGCTGAAAATATGACGGAAGCTTTTGAATGGAGCAAGTTTCTTGCCAACAATCCACTTCCGGCCGGCGAAAACACAGTTATCATTACCAATGGCGGCGGAGCAGGAGTTATGGCCACTGATGCCTGCGAAAAATATAATGTAAAACTTTATGATGATTTCAACCATCTGAAAACAATTTTCTCGCCGGCCACACCGGAGTTCGGCTCGACAAAAAATCCGATAGATATAACCGGTCAGGCCAAAGCTGAAGATTACATAAAAGCTTTTAACGCGGCTCTGCATGACCCTGAAATTCATTCCGTAATTGGAGTTTTTTGTGAAAGTTCCCGTTTTACAAATAAAGATCTGGACATGGCCGTGGAACAAAACTACCGGCAATTTAAAGCTGCCGGTAAGCCCATTGTCTTTGGTTTATTGGGAGGTGAAACAGTTGCTGACTATACCAGAGAGGCGCGCCGGAAAAATATCCCGGTTTATGAAGATGTTTATGCAGGTGTAGAATCTCTGGGCGCGATGTATTCCTATAAACGATATGCTGAAGAAAAAGAAGATGAAGTTACCGATTTTAAATTCGATGCGACAGCCATTGACAATATTTTGGGGAATGCCCGTAAAGAAGGCCGGTCGTTTCTATTTGCCCATGAAGGTCAGGACGTAATGAAAATTATCGGTATTTCTGTTCCTAAAAGCATTGTTGCCGCGAATATCGAAGGCGCCGTAAAAAGTGCCGCAGACATTGGCTACCCGGTAGTTATGAAAGTTGTTTCCAAAGATATTTTGCATAAGAGTGATGCCGGCGGCATCGCCCTCGATCTGGATAATGAAAATGAAGTAATTTCCGCCTATGAAGCGATCATGCGCAATTGCCGGGCTAACGTACCCCGCGCCGTTATCGAAGGTGTGGCAATATCGGAAATGGTACCTAATGGAACGGAAATGATTGTCGGGGCAAGAATCGACGGTTCTTTCGGCCCGACTGTAATGGTTGGCTTAGGCGGAATATATGTGGAAGTAATGAAAGATGTTTCTTTTCGTGCTGTTCCTTTGGGAAGACGGGAAATAATGGAGATGATCAAAGAAATTCGCTCTTATCCTTTGCTTCTGGGAGTGCGCGGCGAGAAGATACGCGACATAAACACTCTTGTGGATACAATAATCAAGATCGGGTCTGTAATCCGCAATTGCAAAGGAATTTCCGATATTGAAATTAATCCTCTTGTTCTTTATGAACAAGGTATGGGCGCAAAGGCCGTGGACGTAAGAATAATACTTTCAAGAGAAGAGAGGTGA
- the lexA gene encoding repressor LexA yields MYFMKVKRTLQDVEKKITAFFLDRGRMPTYSEIAEIIGVRSKSVVHFWVAKLVDAGILQKDAKGFLTLTRNPRALKLAGEVCAGIPTSAEEELRGIVSFDEYLVRNPETSFLLSVTGDSMIDAGIREKDMVVVESNRDPKNGDIVLAEVDGNWTMKYFCKNGKIVTLEAANSKYPTIIPRADLRIAGVITAVVRKYYK; encoded by the coding sequence ATGTATTTCATGAAAGTCAAGAGAACTTTACAGGATGTAGAGAAAAAAATCACCGCTTTTTTCCTTGATCGCGGAAGAATGCCCACGTATTCGGAAATAGCTGAAATTATTGGGGTGCGTTCCAAGAGCGTAGTGCATTTCTGGGTAGCTAAATTAGTGGATGCCGGAATTTTGCAGAAAGATGCCAAAGGATTTTTAACTTTGACGCGCAACCCGCGGGCGTTAAAACTTGCCGGAGAAGTTTGCGCGGGTATTCCCACATCTGCGGAGGAAGAATTGCGGGGCATTGTGTCTTTTGATGAATATCTGGTCAGAAATCCGGAAACGTCATTTTTACTTTCTGTTACCGGTGATTCCATGATTGACGCGGGAATCAGAGAAAAAGATATGGTTGTTGTGGAAAGCAACAGAGATCCGAAAAACGGCGATATAGTTCTGGCCGAAGTGGACGGCAACTGGACGATGAAGTATTTCTGCAAAAACGGGAAAATTGTAACCCTTGAGGCAGCCAATTCCAAATATCCGACAATCATCCCGCGCGCGGATCTACGCATTGCCGGTGTGATTACTGCCGTTGTCAGAAAATATTACAAATAA
- a CDS encoding phosphatidylglycerophosphatase A produces the protein MNEKLITFLATGFYSGLSPIAPGTAGTLVGVVICLLCLPIPWILRLIIVFALFALSIYVAGQAENIYQKKDDQRIVIDEIIGLQITMLPVAINGLNLCAGFVLFRIFDILKPFPIRNLQALPGGWGVVIDDVAAGIYAAAALWLLGYLFKF, from the coding sequence TTGAACGAAAAGCTGATAACATTTTTGGCAACGGGATTTTACTCCGGACTTTCCCCTATCGCTCCCGGAACGGCGGGCACATTGGTAGGAGTTGTGATCTGCCTGCTTTGCCTGCCTATTCCCTGGATTCTGCGCTTAATTATTGTTTTTGCATTGTTTGCACTTTCCATTTACGTCGCAGGGCAGGCAGAAAATATTTATCAGAAAAAAGACGATCAGCGAATTGTCATTGACGAAATTATTGGTCTTCAAATAACGATGCTGCCGGTTGCGATAAACGGCCTTAATCTTTGCGCCGGTTTTGTGCTTTTCAGAATTTTTGATATTTTAAAACCCTTTCCCATCAGAAATTTGCAGGCATTACCAGGCGGATGGGGAGTTGTAATTGATGATGTCGCCGCCGGAATTTACGCCGCCGCAGCCTTGTGGCTATTGGGATATTTGTTCAAATTTTGA
- a CDS encoding competence/damage-inducible protein A, which yields MKIGILTIGNELMNGRISDTNASFIAREANQQGWSVEAIMSVGDDFALIKNRLVYLLSMTDAVICSGGLGPTSDDITTEAIAKAFDLPLYTDENVLNFIKEIFTQFNLRWVDNNAKQAMFPQGAEILPNARGTAPGFCLPVNGKLIFVIPGVPAEAKLMVVNGVIPALRKHFPQDEKYIVKQTIRTFGLSEAAVDNQVKDIDFQSLGVNIGFYPVFPENHIVLIAQSKNQDEARKNLQKAQDEVSAHVQDYIFAYGEQMLEEVIAGLLIDKKLTIAVAESCTGGLITSRLTDVSGSSDYLERGLVTYSNAAKISMLSVPAEVIEKHGAVSEETARLMAEGVRKLAGTDLGLSSTGIAGPTGGSKEKPVGTVYIALADSQKTICRHYSYRWDRKRNKDIFSETALFLLKNYLQGKHS from the coding sequence ATGAAAATCGGCATTCTCACAATCGGTAATGAACTTATGAACGGACGCATAAGCGATACAAACGCTTCCTTCATCGCTCGCGAAGCAAATCAGCAGGGCTGGAGTGTGGAAGCGATAATGTCCGTGGGTGATGATTTTGCTTTAATCAAAAACCGTCTGGTTTATTTGCTTTCCATGACCGACGCAGTAATCTGCTCCGGCGGTCTGGGACCAACTTCCGACGACATTACTACCGAGGCAATAGCCAAAGCTTTCGACCTTCCTTTATATACTGATGAAAATGTCCTGAATTTTATCAAAGAAATTTTCACCCAGTTCAATCTGCGCTGGGTAGATAACAACGCCAAGCAGGCCATGTTCCCGCAGGGAGCCGAAATTTTGCCCAACGCCAGAGGCACGGCGCCGGGTTTTTGCCTGCCCGTTAACGGAAAACTGATTTTTGTCATTCCCGGCGTTCCCGCCGAAGCGAAATTAATGGTGGTGAACGGTGTCATTCCGGCCCTGCGCAAACATTTTCCGCAGGATGAAAAATATATAGTCAAACAAACCATCAGGACCTTCGGGCTTTCCGAAGCCGCCGTGGATAACCAGGTTAAGGATATTGACTTCCAATCGCTGGGCGTGAACATCGGCTTTTATCCGGTGTTTCCCGAAAACCATATCGTCCTGATCGCGCAAAGTAAAAATCAGGACGAAGCTCGAAAAAATCTGCAAAAAGCACAGGACGAAGTATCGGCTCATGTGCAGGATTATATTTTCGCCTACGGCGAACAAATGCTTGAAGAAGTAATTGCCGGACTTTTAATTGACAAGAAACTGACCATCGCGGTGGCGGAATCCTGCACCGGCGGATTGATTACAAGCCGTCTCACCGATGTTTCCGGCAGTTCGGATTATCTGGAACGCGGGCTGGTGACTTACAGCAACGCCGCTAAAATCAGCATGTTGAGTGTTCCCGCCGAAGTCATCGAAAAGCACGGTGCGGTAAGCGAAGAAACCGCACGATTGATGGCCGAAGGCGTGCGCAAGCTTGCCGGAACGGACTTGGGGCTTTCCTCTACTGGCATTGCCGGACCGACTGGTGGCAGCAAGGAAAAACCTGTGGGTACTGTTTATATTGCGCTGGCTGATTCCCAAAAAACGATTTGCCGCCACTACTCATACCGCTGGGACCGGAAAAGGAATAAGGACATATTTTCCGAAACGGCGCTGTTTTTACTGAAAAATTATTTGCAGGGAAAACATTCATGA
- a CDS encoding RNA 2',3'-cyclic phosphodiesterase, giving the protein MADNEKNIRAFLAIEPPENILQEISRMQDKLKREINGRLSWTRPQGQHLTLKFFGDISKEDINNVSAAVQKRIVAEQKLNLKIEKLGVFPDARRPRVLWCGVTSDVEKLIILQKKLDADFVALGFPAEDRSFKAHLTLARIKDPRDITGMNEALKKHDKFTAGDFIVDKLFLFQSKLSSQGAVYTKLAEFALGG; this is encoded by the coding sequence ATGGCCGATAACGAAAAAAATATCCGCGCCTTTTTGGCCATTGAGCCGCCGGAAAATATTTTGCAGGAAATCTCCCGCATGCAGGATAAATTAAAACGCGAAATCAACGGCCGACTAAGCTGGACACGGCCGCAGGGTCAGCATCTGACTTTAAAATTTTTCGGCGACATTTCCAAAGAGGATATCAATAACGTTAGTGCCGCTGTGCAGAAGCGGATCGTTGCGGAGCAAAAACTGAATTTGAAAATTGAAAAGCTGGGTGTTTTTCCTGATGCCCGAAGACCAAGAGTTCTATGGTGCGGCGTTACAAGCGATGTGGAAAAGCTTATCATTCTTCAGAAAAAATTAGATGCTGATTTTGTGGCTCTTGGATTTCCCGCGGAAGATAGGTCTTTCAAGGCGCATCTGACTCTGGCGAGAATTAAAGACCCTCGCGACATCACAGGCATGAACGAAGCTCTAAAAAAACACGACAAGTTTACAGCCGGAGATTTTATTGTCGATAAATTGTTTTTGTTTCAGAGCAAGCTTTCTTCGCAGGGCGCTGTTTACACAAAACTAGCGGAATTTGCTTTGGGTGGATGA
- the recA gene encoding recombinase RecA has protein sequence MADIDRSKAVDLAITQIERQFGKGSIMKLGGAEAVADVPAISTGSLSLDIALGTFGVPRGRVIEIYGPESGGKTTLALHIVAEAQKKNGIAAYIDAEHALDVGYAKKIGVNTDDLLISQPDTGEQALEIAETLVRSGALDVLVVDSVAALVPKAELEGEMGDAQMGLQARLMSQALRKLTGSISKSKTTVIFINQLRMKIGVFFGNPETTTGGNALKFYSSQRLDIRKMTSIKNGQEVIGFRTKVKVVKNKLAPPFREAEFDIIFGEGISREGDVLDLAADNGIIEKSGSWYSYKGDRIGQGRDNSRIFLKENPDLMAQVEADVRAKLGIVPKEQEE, from the coding sequence ATGGCAGATATTGATAGATCAAAAGCCGTTGATTTGGCAATTACGCAGATAGAAAGACAGTTCGGCAAGGGTTCCATTATGAAGCTGGGCGGCGCGGAGGCGGTTGCCGATGTTCCGGCAATTTCCACAGGATCGCTTAGCCTCGATATAGCACTGGGAACGTTCGGCGTTCCGCGCGGCCGTGTCATCGAAATATACGGGCCGGAATCCGGCGGCAAAACAACGTTGGCTTTGCATATCGTCGCCGAGGCGCAAAAGAAAAACGGCATCGCCGCTTACATTGATGCTGAGCATGCTCTTGATGTCGGCTATGCCAAAAAAATAGGCGTAAATACCGATGACCTTCTTATTTCCCAGCCGGACACGGGCGAACAGGCGCTCGAAATCGCCGAAACTCTGGTTAGGAGCGGCGCGTTGGACGTTCTGGTGGTTGACTCAGTCGCCGCTCTGGTACCCAAGGCGGAACTCGAGGGCGAGATGGGCGACGCGCAGATGGGATTGCAGGCGCGTCTGATGTCGCAGGCTTTGCGCAAGCTCACCGGAAGCATCAGCAAATCCAAAACAACAGTAATTTTTATCAATCAATTGCGTATGAAAATAGGTGTATTCTTCGGCAATCCCGAAACAACCACCGGCGGTAACGCATTGAAATTCTATTCATCCCAGCGCTTGGACATCCGCAAGATGACTTCCATCAAAAACGGCCAGGAAGTGATCGGCTTTAGAACCAAAGTTAAAGTTGTAAAAAATAAGCTCGCCCCACCTTTCCGGGAAGCGGAATTTGATATAATCTTTGGCGAAGGAATTTCGCGCGAAGGCGATGTGCTGGATCTGGCGGCGGATAACGGCATCATCGAAAAAAGCGGTTCCTGGTATTCCTACAAAGGCGACCGCATAGGCCAGGGACGGGATAATTCTAGGATATTCTTAAAAGAAAATCCCGATTTGATGGCGCAGGTGGAAGCCGATGTCCGTGCCAAACTGGGTATAGTGCCGAAAGAACAGGAAGAATAA
- a CDS encoding alanine--tRNA ligase: MAKTGNEIRESFLKYFESKGHTKVASSSLIPKDDPTLLFTNAGMVQFKNAFLGLENKGYTRAASCQKCARAGGKHNDLENVGVTARHHTFFEMLGNFSFGDYFKEEAIAWAWEYLIDVVKLPKEKLWITIYEDDNEAFEIWNKKMKVPEDRIVRMGEKSNFWMMGETGPCGPCSEILYDQGKDTGCGRPECDVHCDCDRHLEIWNLVFTQYDRDEGGKLNPLAKPSIDTGMGLERLTAVIQGFKSNYDTDLFTPIIRFMEKISGKTYGKNAENDVSIRVIADHSRALTFLIGDGITPSNEGRGYVLRRILRRAARHGKMLGINKPFLNESAQVVIDMMKGVYPDLVEKASFITKMILNEEQRFMETLDAGLRILNDETAALKKEGKSVLPGTLVFKLYDTYGFPTDLTADIVKRDGFTLDNDGFEAEMEQQRERARSAWKGSGEEAIAECYLKASSSGIASEFCGYETTNKENAKVLAIFVDGKPADLAREGQRAEIVLDTTPFYGESGGQAGDTGFLDGAGFNFKVNDTKKPVENFIVHKGIVLKGEIKIGAKAKLIVDEERRKAIAANHSGTHILQAALKAVLGDHIKQSGSQVNAEGLRFDFTHFSKISDEEMLRIEEIANDMIRKNVEVNTEVCALEDALKTGATAVFDEKYGATVRIVKMGEMSMELCGGTHVKRTGDIGFLKVVHESAIAAGVRRIEAVTGREALTRIQKAEEELKRTAGLFKSGQLEVYDRTEKILKHTKELEKEIEALKGKLAAKDSGDLMNQIKEINGVKVLAVEVSIADTKTLRDFGDKLRDKLASGVILLGSKAGEKAMLLCMVTKDLAGKYHAGNIIKELAPLVGGSGGGRPDMAQAGGTQPENLEKVFPALEKLLAK, from the coding sequence ATGGCGAAGACTGGGAATGAAATCAGGGAAAGTTTTCTAAAATATTTCGAAAGCAAGGGGCATACAAAGGTAGCGAGTTCGTCGCTGATTCCCAAGGATGACCCCACACTGCTTTTCACCAACGCGGGAATGGTGCAGTTTAAAAATGCTTTCCTGGGACTGGAAAACAAAGGCTACACCAGAGCGGCATCCTGCCAGAAATGCGCGCGCGCGGGCGGCAAGCACAACGATCTGGAAAATGTCGGCGTTACCGCCCGCCATCATACCTTTTTCGAAATGCTCGGCAATTTTTCCTTCGGCGATTATTTCAAGGAAGAAGCTATCGCCTGGGCGTGGGAATATTTAATTGACGTGGTCAAGCTCCCCAAAGAAAAACTTTGGATAACAATTTATGAGGATGACAACGAGGCTTTTGAAATCTGGAATAAAAAAATGAAGGTGCCTGAAGACCGCATTGTCCGCATGGGAGAAAAAAGCAATTTCTGGATGATGGGAGAAACCGGCCCCTGCGGCCCCTGCTCCGAAATCCTTTACGATCAGGGGAAAGACACCGGCTGTGGCCGTCCCGAATGCGATGTCCATTGCGACTGCGACCGCCATCTGGAAATATGGAATCTTGTGTTCACCCAGTATGACCGCGATGAAGGTGGCAAATTAAATCCATTAGCCAAACCCAGCATCGATACCGGCATGGGACTGGAACGACTAACCGCTGTTATTCAAGGTTTCAAAAGCAATTACGACACAGACCTGTTCACCCCGATTATCCGCTTTATGGAGAAAATCTCCGGAAAGACTTACGGTAAGAACGCCGAAAATGATGTTTCCATCAGGGTTATTGCCGATCACAGCCGCGCGTTAACTTTCCTTATTGGCGACGGAATTACGCCCAGCAATGAAGGCCGCGGTTACGTGCTGAGGAGAATTCTGCGCCGCGCCGCTCGTCACGGGAAAATGCTCGGCATCAACAAACCATTTTTAAACGAAAGTGCTCAGGTCGTAATCGACATGATGAAGGGCGTTTATCCCGATCTGGTGGAGAAAGCCTCCTTCATTACCAAAATGATTTTAAATGAAGAACAGCGTTTTATGGAAACACTCGACGCGGGCCTGCGCATTCTCAACGACGAAACAGCCGCGTTGAAAAAAGAAGGTAAATCGGTCCTCCCCGGCACACTGGTTTTCAAACTTTACGATACTTACGGTTTCCCTACGGACTTGACCGCGGATATCGTCAAACGCGACGGTTTTACTCTGGACAATGATGGATTCGAAGCCGAAATGGAACAGCAGCGTGAACGCGCTCGCAGCGCCTGGAAAGGAAGCGGCGAAGAAGCAATCGCCGAATGCTATCTCAAAGCTTCGAGTTCGGGAATTGCCTCTGAATTCTGCGGCTATGAAACGACCAACAAAGAAAACGCCAAAGTACTGGCGATATTCGTCGACGGCAAACCGGCAGACTTAGCGCGCGAGGGCCAGAGAGCTGAAATCGTTTTGGATACTACCCCTTTTTATGGAGAATCGGGTGGACAGGCAGGTGACACAGGTTTTCTTGATGGTGCCGGATTTAACTTTAAGGTTAATGACACTAAGAAACCCGTGGAAAATTTTATCGTCCACAAAGGTATTGTACTAAAAGGTGAGATTAAAATCGGCGCAAAAGCAAAGTTGATCGTTGACGAAGAGAGACGAAAAGCCATTGCCGCCAATCATTCCGGCACGCACATTTTGCAGGCGGCGCTCAAAGCCGTGCTGGGCGATCACATCAAACAATCCGGTTCACAGGTTAACGCGGAAGGATTGAGGTTTGACTTCACCCATTTTTCCAAAATCAGCGATGAGGAAATGCTGAGGATTGAAGAAATCGCCAATGACATGATTCGCAAAAATGTAGAAGTGAATACGGAAGTCTGCGCGTTGGAAGACGCGCTCAAAACCGGCGCTACAGCCGTGTTTGATGAAAAATACGGCGCGACCGTGCGCATCGTGAAAATGGGCGAAATGAGCATGGAACTTTGCGGCGGCACACATGTAAAACGCACCGGTGACATCGGCTTTTTAAAAGTTGTCCATGAATCGGCAATTGCCGCGGGCGTGCGCAGAATCGAAGCCGTCACCGGCAGGGAAGCTCTCACGCGCATTCAAAAAGCGGAAGAAGAATTGAAACGCACGGCAGGATTGTTTAAATCCGGTCAACTGGAAGTCTATGACCGCACCGAAAAAATACTCAAGCATACAAAGGAACTGGAAAAAGAAATCGAGGCGCTGAAAGGAAAACTCGCCGCCAAGGACTCCGGCGACCTGATGAATCAGATAAAGGAAATCAATGGCGTCAAAGTGCTGGCGGTGGAAGTAAGCATTGCCGATACCAAAACATTGCGCGACTTCGGCGATAAATTGCGTGACAAGCTGGCATCCGGTGTTATTCTTCTGGGCAGCAAAGCCGGTGAAAAAGCAATGCTGTTATGTATGGTGACGAAGGATTTAGCCGGAAAATATCACGCCGGAAATATTATCAAGGAACTGGCTCCATTGGTCGGCGGCAGCGGTGGCGGACGTCCCGATATGGCTCAAGCCGGCGGAACCCAACCGGAAAATTTAGAAAAAGTATTTCCAGCGTTGGAGAAGCTGCTGGCTAAATAA
- a CDS encoding NAD(P)H dehydrogenase, whose amino-acid sequence MVVSVILAHPDPKSFNHAIAKTAVEALKSNGHKVIFHDLYQEKFDPLLHAAEIAIDAKLPAKIEKHCAEIAAADGIVIVHPNWWGQPPAILKGWVDRVIRPGVAYEFLEGDSGEGVPKGLLKAKAALVFNTSNTKTHREKKAFGDPLETIWKNCIFGLCGVNNFHRRMFNVIVTSTDKHRKKWLESVTKDINKFFTKI is encoded by the coding sequence ATGGTTGTCTCAGTAATACTTGCCCATCCTGACCCGAAAAGCTTCAACCACGCCATCGCTAAAACGGCGGTTGAGGCGCTGAAATCTAATGGGCACAAAGTTATTTTTCATGACCTCTATCAGGAAAAGTTCGATCCCCTGCTCCACGCCGCAGAAATAGCGATAGACGCCAAACTGCCTGCTAAAATAGAAAAGCATTGCGCAGAAATCGCGGCGGCAGATGGAATAGTTATTGTGCATCCGAACTGGTGGGGTCAGCCCCCGGCAATCCTCAAAGGCTGGGTTGATCGCGTAATTCGTCCCGGTGTGGCTTACGAGTTTCTGGAAGGCGACTCCGGCGAAGGCGTTCCCAAAGGATTGCTCAAAGCTAAAGCGGCACTGGTTTTTAACACCTCCAACACAAAAACCCACAGAGAAAAGAAAGCTTTCGGCGATCCGCTGGAGACTATATGGAAGAATTGCATCTTCGGCCTCTGCGGTGTCAACAATTTTCACCGCCGGATGTTCAATGTCATTGTCACCAGCACGGATAAACATCGCAAAAAATGGCTGGAATCAGTTACAAAGGATATTAATAAATTCTTTACCAAGATTTGA
- a CDS encoding osmotically inducible protein C, which yields MESIFNITFDGNKKVSAHFRDFTVYTDQPVAVGGENTAPSPLEIFLSTIGTCAGFYVASFCQSRSIPMDNMSIMQTVFRNDTTHMVEKITLDIVLPPDFPEKYKAAVIKAADTCSVKKHLLNPPEIQVNTKVQ from the coding sequence ATGGAATCAATATTCAACATCACCTTTGACGGCAATAAAAAAGTGTCGGCGCATTTTCGTGACTTTACGGTTTATACAGATCAGCCGGTGGCGGTCGGTGGAGAAAATACAGCGCCCTCGCCTCTTGAAATCTTTCTATCCACTATCGGAACTTGCGCCGGATTTTATGTCGCATCATTCTGCCAATCACGTTCTATCCCCATGGATAACATGAGTATCATGCAAACGGTTTTTCGCAATGACACCACGCACATGGTGGAAAAGATAACTTTGGATATAGTTCTACCGCCCGACTTTCCGGAAAAGTACAAGGCTGCCGTGATTAAAGCCGCTGATACCTGCTCGGTGAAAAAACATTTACTGAATCCGCCGGAAATACAGGTCAACACAAAAGTCCAGTAA